In Helianthus annuus cultivar XRQ/B chromosome 3, HanXRQr2.0-SUNRISE, whole genome shotgun sequence, a single window of DNA contains:
- the LOC110930621 gene encoding increased DNA methylation 1, with amino-acid sequence MRMKEIEGSERSGSLIVEKKVSYGVGGVLGFSDGSSRKLFNLNKEKKRSRVVVSDSESSDELGEPVRRKVYKLGTGLVENEEFLTRKKVDDDSDERRIRKDVGERRKLMLHRQNGNRRESGSGSSKTSFDKKVDLYSNKKSANSSVYAKEHDGLNLSLSVSNGNEEDDLDGSHRTVGLQEKNGARKERKEFRTGIQATGTMKMVKKDANVKARMKNVSSVNNKESKIQRASYTEKQLLREKIKNMLFGAGWTIDYRPRRGRDYLDSVYISPTGNAYWSITKAYDALKKEEKNGSKDGGDFTPLPNEILSKLTRQTRKKIEKEIDGNRKNEGNSKKSKRAKVKKLAQEKAIKLLERRPELESCKFDKETPRKHGLKKSTIRTSSHMVQGERNRTMGRLALLVRGYDTALNSEDNGLDSHSGKVGKRTLLSWLTDSGMVSVGDKVEYMNLRKTRVMQEGWITEDGIHCDCCSKIITISRFELHAGSKLGKPFQNMFIKSGNKSLMQCLIDGWNKQEESERKGFHAVDVDGDDPNDDTCGKCGDGGDLICCDGCPSTFHLSCLDMQMLPQGDWHCPNCACKYCERVGRYSTKASGKTGNSLLTCRLCEKKYHKSCSPETDGITIDSDDLNIPFCEQKCRELYNRLQKLLWVKHELDSGFSWYLIHRSDPLPDVSSANFSQRVESNSKLAVALSVMDECFLPIIDSRSGISLIHNVVYNCGSNFSRLNYSGFFTAILDKGDEMICAASVRIHGTQLAEMPFIGTRHSYRRQGMCRRLLNAIESALSSLKVEKLVIPAIEEHLHTWTHAFGFSPLEKSQKQEMRSINMLVFPGTDMLHKSLMNEGTSRGSITSDKGEKGVEVDDDNKALESELNNAAKPTVDSSTGNPSECEIRSSGKKSDEQSDPNILKGAILDTTEIAEGPGGADSASKVEANDLQKGNGMDIGITNANLPQVPAGAAHDTILTEVTAKDSDSINMHSDSVVIRNDSVNELESGTQFPGKEAASVDARDASNKNA; translated from the exons ATGAGAATGAAAGAAATTGAAGGATCTGAGCGTTCAGGAAGTTTGATTGTTGAAAAAAAAGTGAGTTATGGTGTGGGAGGTGTTCTAGGGTTTAGTGATGGATCTTCTAGGAAGTTGTTTAATTTGAATAAGGAGAAAAAGCGCTCTCGAGTTGTTGTTAGTGATTCGGAGTCGAGTGATGAGTTAGGAGAGCCGGTTCGCCGGAAAGTTTATAAGTTAGGTACCGGTTTAGTCGAAAATGAGGAGTTTTTGACCAGGAAGAAGGTTGATGACGACTCGGATGAAAGGAGGATTAGGAAGGATGTTGGCGAGAGACGTAAGTTGATGTTGCATAGGCAAAATGGGAATCGAAGGGAATCTGGAAGTGGTAGTAGCAAGACGAGTTTTGATAAGAAAGTCGATTTGTATTCGAATAAAAAGAGTGCAAATAGTAGTGTGTATGCAAAGGAGCATGATGGACTGAACTTATCGTTATCTGTATCGAAtggaaatgaagaagatgatctTGATGGAAGTCATAGAACAGTTGGGTTGCAAGAAAAGAATGGTGCAAGAAAAGAACGGAAAGAATTTAGGACTGGTATACAAGCAACTGGCACAATGAAAATGGTGAAAAAAGATGCAAATGTGAAGGCACGAATGAAGAATGTTAGTTCGGTGAATAACAAGGAAAGCAAGATTCAGCGGGCTAGCTACACTGAAAAACAATTGTTACGGGAGAAGATTAAGAATATGCTTTTTGGAGCTGGATGGACGATTGATTATAGACCAAGAAGAGGTCGAGACTATTTGGATTCTGTATATATTAGTCCAACTGGAAATGCTTATTGGTCTATAACTAAAGCCTACGATGCTCTCAAAAAGGAAGAGAAAAATGGTTCAAAAGATGGTGGAGACTTTACTCCTTTACCCAATGAGATACTTAGTAAGCTAACAAGGCAGACACggaagaaaattgaaaaagagatTGACGGGAATAGAAAAAATGAAGGCAACAGTAAGAAGTCTAAAAGAGCTAAGGTGAAAAAGTTGGCACAGGAGAAAGCCATTAAGTTATTAGAAAGGAGACCGGAGTTAGAAAGTTGTAAGTTTGATAAGGAAACACCCCGTAAACATGGTTTGAAAAAGTCAACTATTCGTACTAGCTCTCATATGGTACAAGGAGAAAGAAACAGAACAATGGGTAGACTTGCTTTGCTGGTTCGTGGGTATGACACCGCGCTAAATTCAGAGGATAATGGGCTTGATTCTCACTCGGGTAAAGTTGGTAAACGGACCCTGCTTTCATGGTTAACCGACTCCGGTATGGTTTCTGTTGGTGACAAGGTGGAATATATGAACCTTAGAAAAACACGGGTAATGCAAGAAGGCTGGATAACTGAAGACGGAATCCATTGTGATTGCTGCAGCAAAATCATAACAATTTCGAGGTTTGAGCTTCACGCAGGAAGCAAACTTGGGAAACCgtttcaaaacatgtttataaAATCTGGTAATAAGTCGTTAATGCAGTGTCTGATTGACGGTTGGAATAAACAAGAAGAGTCAGAGCGGAAAGGGTTTCATGCTGTAGATGTTGATGGTGATGATCCTAACGATGATACGTGCGGGAAATGTGGGGACGGTGGAGATTTGATCTGCTGTGATGGATGTCCATCAACCTTCCACCTAAGTTGCTTAGATATGCAGATGCTTCCTCAAGGTGATTGGCACTGTCCGAATTGTGCATGCAAATATTGTGAAAGAGTTGGTAGATATAGCACTAAGGCCAGTGGTAAAACGGGAAATTCACTTCTTACATGCCGCCTGTGTGAGAAAAAAT ATCATAAATCATGCAGCCCAGAGACGGATGGCATTACTATTGATTCCGATGACTTGAATATTCCTTTTTGTGAACAGAAGTGCCGAGAG CTATACAACCGCTTGCAGAAGCTTCTTTGGGTGAAACATGAATTAGATTCAGGATTCTCATGGTATCTCATCCATCGATCCGATCCGTTACCGGATGTCTCATCGGCCAACTTTTCTCAAAGAGTAGAATCCAATTCTAAACTGGCTGTTGCTCTGTCTGTTATGGACGAGTGTTTTCTGCCTATCATTGACAGCAGAAGTGGGATTTCTCTAATTCATAATGTTGTCTACAATTGTGG ATCAAACTTTAGTCGGTTGAACTATAGTGGCTTCTTCACAGCCATTTTGGACAAGGGTGATGAAATGATTTGTGCTGCATCCGTCAG GATACACGGAACCCAATTAGCAGAAATGCCGTTTATTGGGACCCGCCATTCGTATAGACGCCAAGGGATGTGCCGTCGGTTATTGAATGCCATTGAATCA GCTCTCTCCTCTTTGAAAGTTGAGAAATTGGTTATTCCGGCCATTGAAGAACATTTGCATACATGGACACATGCTTTCGGCTTCAGCCCGCTTGAAAAATCACAGAAACAAGAAATGAGGTCCATTAATATGTTGGTCTTTCCTGGGACcgatatgttacataagtcactgATGAATGAAGGCACCTCGAGAGGCAGCATAACTTCAGATAAAG GCGAGAAAGGTGTGGAGGTAGATGACGACAATAAGGCGTTGGAATCAGAATTGAATAATGCAGCCAAACCGACTGTCGATTCCAGTACTGGAAACCCTTCTGAATGTGAAATCCGATCATCTGGAAAGAAATCAGACGAACAATCCGATCCTAATATTTTAAAAGGTGCAATACTGGATACGACCGAGATTGCTGAAGGACCTGGTGGTGCTGATTCCGCTTCCAAAGTAGAAGCAAATGATTTGCAGAAAGGCAATGGAATGGACATCGGAATCACGAATGCCAATCTACCGCAAGTCCCTGCTGGTGCTGCACATGATACCATTTTAACAGAAGTCACAGCGAAAGATTCCGATTCTATTAACATGCATTCTGATTCCGTTGTTATCCGGAATGACAGTGTGAACGAACTGGAATCAGGCACTCAGTTCCCAGGAAAGGAAGCGGCTTCGGTTGATGCACGGGATGCCAGCAATAAGAATGCCTGA